A single genomic interval of Sulfurimonas sp. C5 harbors:
- a CDS encoding AEC family transporter, giving the protein MSSIILSILSIYVFIVMGYLAKRVFKEQIDDKTITLLNVYFLQVFLTFWGLLIHPVDITLLYAPSIYLVIVIIALIVSALFARYLFTQKKEYSIAMVAALIGNTGNLGIPLNIAIFGEASIPYTTVVNLMNVFVVYTIGVYYYSRGSFDVKTSLMNIVKLPILWAAIIAIILSVANYKPSETIMNMLMMGAYASMTMQLFLFGIYLYGTKINEINKTLISWILSFKFLLLPILAIGVLSFIELDPMIKGIIFIELLMPLAVANVNLASLYDCEPKVVTALVLISSVLFLGIIFLGVKILSYL; this is encoded by the coding sequence ATGAGTTCAATTATTTTAAGTATTTTAAGTATCTATGTTTTTATAGTGATGGGTTATCTTGCAAAACGGGTTTTCAAAGAGCAGATTGACGATAAAACGATCACACTGCTAAATGTCTATTTTTTACAAGTGTTTTTAACATTTTGGGGTCTTTTGATCCATCCTGTAGATATCACCCTACTCTATGCACCAAGTATCTATTTGGTTATTGTCATTATTGCACTGATCGTATCAGCCTTATTTGCACGTTATCTCTTTACTCAGAAAAAAGAGTACTCCATTGCGATGGTCGCAGCACTCATAGGTAATACCGGAAACTTAGGAATCCCGCTAAACATCGCCATATTCGGTGAAGCTTCCATTCCGTATACGACGGTTGTAAATCTTATGAATGTTTTCGTAGTGTATACGATCGGGGTATACTACTACTCCCGCGGAAGCTTTGATGTTAAAACATCCCTCATGAATATTGTGAAACTTCCAATACTTTGGGCTGCAATCATAGCGATCATACTCAGCGTAGCAAACTATAAACCCTCTGAAACTATTATGAATATGCTAATGATGGGAGCTTATGCTTCTATGACTATGCAGCTGTTTTTATTCGGTATCTATCTCTACGGTACAAAAATAAACGAGATCAATAAAACACTCATCAGCTGGATTCTTAGTTTTAAATTTTTACTGCTTCCTATTTTAGCTATTGGAGTACTCTCTTTTATAGAACTCGATCCGATGATCAAAGGAATTATTTTCATAGAACTGCTTATGCCTCTTGCCGTAGCCAACGTTAATCTTGCTTCACTCTATGATTGTGAACCGAAAGTTGTCACTGCGTTAGTCCTTATCTCTTCGGTTTTATTTTTAGGAATTATCTTTTTAGGTGTAAAAATTTTATCCTATCTATAA
- the panD gene encoding aspartate 1-decarboxylase has translation MQIEMLYSKIHRATVTDANLNYVGSITIDEELLEASKMRVGQKVEILNINNGERFSTYIILGERGKRDICLNGAAARKVHKGDKVIIVAYATFDDKELENYKPTVVLLNDENNIDEVVESI, from the coding sequence ATGCAGATTGAAATGCTTTACAGCAAAATTCATCGTGCTACTGTTACAGATGCAAATCTTAACTATGTAGGTTCGATTACTATCGATGAAGAGCTTTTAGAAGCTTCTAAGATGAGAGTTGGACAAAAAGTTGAGATCCTTAACATCAACAACGGTGAAAGATTTTCTACATATATCATCTTGGGTGAGCGTGGGAAACGTGATATTTGTCTTAACGGTGCAGCTGCAAGAAAAGTGCATAAAGGGGATAAAGTTATCATTGTTGCGTACGCTACATTTGATGATAAAGAGTTAGAAAACTACAAACCGACAGTAGTATTACTTAATGATGAAAATAACATTGATGAAGTTGTAGAGAGTATATAA
- a CDS encoding YbaB/EbfC family nucleoid-associated protein, protein MFNGMGDLSEMLKGFEQQAQNLKDELAKKTFSVKTGGGMVELTLNGNGEVIDLNIDDELLEDKDSLQILLIGAINDANKMVQQNQQQSAMGMLGGMNPFGGSK, encoded by the coding sequence ATGTTTAACGGTATGGGTGATTTAAGTGAGATGCTAAAAGGTTTTGAGCAACAAGCACAGAACCTCAAAGATGAACTTGCTAAAAAAACTTTTTCTGTAAAAACCGGTGGTGGTATGGTAGAACTTACACTCAACGGAAATGGGGAAGTGATAGACCTCAATATCGATGACGAACTCTTAGAAGATAAAGATTCTTTACAAATCTTACTTATTGGTGCTATTAACGATGCCAATAAGATGGTGCAACAAAATCAACAACAAAGTGCAATGGGTATGCTTGGCGGCATGAACCCTTTTGGTGGGAGCAAATAG
- a CDS encoding FecR family protein: protein MLIIASCTYIYASVIGTVEELQGNVKVKPQNSIKKIKVLAGYQIQEGDILSTYEDGCAKIKLEDNSTLIVDTDSMVRFISGVDLKQENGKVYYKITSKKTKDALKVETNFAIIGIKGTTFIVKADEQKELLLQEGVVGINSIKEEFELYRKKINAEFEDFKAKQQQGFDEYKAAFEKYEKAVKTQAFDLQQQNKVSFEDNIVKEDSFDQNDADEFKYFEKLFDKN, encoded by the coding sequence ATGCTTATTATAGCGAGTTGTACATATATTTACGCTAGTGTGATTGGAACTGTTGAGGAACTTCAAGGAAATGTAAAAGTAAAACCGCAAAACAGTATTAAAAAGATAAAAGTGCTTGCCGGATATCAGATTCAAGAGGGGGATATCTTAAGCACTTACGAAGATGGTTGTGCAAAAATCAAGTTAGAGGATAATTCGACATTGATTGTCGATACTGATTCGATGGTACGTTTTATCAGCGGAGTAGATCTCAAGCAAGAAAACGGAAAAGTGTATTACAAAATAACTTCTAAAAAAACGAAAGATGCTTTAAAAGTAGAGACAAATTTTGCGATCATCGGAATTAAAGGGACAACCTTTATTGTAAAAGCAGATGAACAAAAAGAGCTTTTATTACAAGAGGGTGTAGTCGGAATTAATAGTATTAAAGAGGAGTTTGAACTTTATAGAAAAAAAATAAATGCAGAATTTGAAGATTTTAAAGCAAAACAACAGCAGGGCTTTGATGAGTATAAAGCAGCATTCGAAAAATATGAAAAAGCGGTAAAAACTCAAGCTTTTGACCTGCAGCAGCAAAACAAAGTAAGTTTTGAGGATAATATAGTTAAAGAAGACAGTTTCGATCAAAACGATGCAGACGAGTTTAAATATTTTGAAAAGTTATTTGATAAGAACTAG
- a CDS encoding YaaA family protein, which translates to MLKILFSPSEGKNSGGEHTSQELFGATDARDEILNKYNEIVNSGDEEKIKALFGIKKFDDCKPYIEDIFQAPLMSAIERYDGVAYDYLEYTSLDQDAQNYLKENTIIFSNLYGPLRGGDKIANYKVKQGNSIGEIEPDKFYKDRFSYQLDLYLGSSDILDLRAGYYDKFYKTNQPYTTLKFLKDGKTVSHWAKAYRGIVLREVARAGISSLEEFNKLEIENLKVKEIKKTKNKTEIVYEIVE; encoded by the coding sequence ATGTTAAAAATACTTTTTTCACCTTCTGAAGGGAAAAACAGTGGAGGAGAGCATACTAGCCAAGAGCTCTTCGGTGCAACTGATGCTCGGGATGAGATATTAAACAAATATAACGAAATCGTAAACAGCGGTGACGAAGAAAAGATTAAAGCTCTGTTTGGAATCAAAAAATTTGATGATTGCAAACCTTATATTGAGGATATATTTCAAGCACCCCTGATGAGTGCCATTGAAAGATACGACGGGGTAGCCTATGACTATCTTGAGTACACATCTTTAGATCAAGATGCACAAAACTACCTCAAAGAAAATACTATTATCTTCTCAAATCTTTACGGACCGCTTCGAGGTGGAGACAAGATTGCAAACTATAAAGTGAAGCAGGGAAATTCTATCGGAGAGATTGAACCGGATAAATTTTACAAAGATCGTTTTTCTTACCAGTTGGATCTTTATCTTGGCAGCAGTGATATTTTAGATCTGCGTGCGGGGTATTATGACAAATTTTACAAAACAAACCAGCCCTATACAACACTTAAGTTTTTAAAAGATGGGAAAACAGTTTCACACTGGGCAAAAGCATACCGCGGGATAGTGTTACGTGAAGTGGCACGTGCAGGAATTAGCTCTTTAGAAGAGTTCAACAAACTGGAGATCGAAAACCTCAAGGTTAAAGAGATCAAAAAAACAAAAAACAAAACAGAAATAGTATATGAGATCGTAGAATGA
- the tkt gene encoding transketolase gives MSDNIMRKKMADSIRFLAADMVQAANSGHPGAPMGLADIAVVLSEHLNHNPKNPSWLNRDRLVFSGGHATGLIYSLYYLWGYGLEIEDLKNFRQLDSKTPGHPEYGHTKGVEITTGPLGQGVANAVGFSMASKFMAAQVNSDTADLIDHNVYCLCGDGDLEEGISYEACSIAGHNKLDNLIVIYDSNCITIEGCTDLSISENIRGRFESQGWEVLECDGHNYDAIDIALTAAKASPKPAIIIAHTTIAKGAGELEGSHHSHGAPLGDEIIAEAKKAAGFDPEKKFFVSEDVMARFRCAIEKGDLAEREWIHRQKTMPLLEQNEVLASLENPDLSRIDYPTFDKADATRSTNGKIMNAIAKAIPSFLGGSADLSPSNKTDLKDMGVFPKGRNIYFGIREHAMASITNAIALYGPLMPFSATFFVFSDYLKPAARIAALSGIQQFFIWTHDSIGVGEDGPTHQPIEHLSQFRSLPNFYVWRPADGAENVEAWKKALEMTKSPSAFVCSRQNLSILPVAVKGEASKGGYLLASDADATITLMASGSEVQLALDVKAKLNEQGEKVNVVSVPCYDLFIEQDKSYIDEIIAPNTKKVAIEAARGLEWYRLADEVIGMDSFGASAPAEQLFEKFGFSVDAVIAKIK, from the coding sequence ATGAGCGATAATATTATGCGCAAAAAGATGGCGGACTCTATTAGATTTTTAGCAGCAGATATGGTTCAAGCTGCAAATTCAGGTCACCCAGGTGCACCTATGGGACTTGCAGATATTGCTGTAGTTTTAAGTGAACACTTAAACCATAATCCTAAAAACCCTTCATGGTTAAACCGTGACAGATTAGTATTCTCAGGTGGGCATGCTACAGGGCTTATCTATTCACTTTATTACCTATGGGGATATGGTTTAGAGATAGAAGATCTAAAAAACTTCCGTCAATTAGATTCAAAAACACCTGGCCATCCGGAGTATGGACATACAAAAGGTGTTGAGATTACAACTGGTCCTCTTGGTCAAGGTGTTGCAAATGCAGTAGGTTTCTCTATGGCGAGTAAATTTATGGCTGCTCAAGTAAACAGCGATACTGCAGATTTAATTGACCATAATGTATATTGTTTATGTGGAGATGGAGATTTAGAAGAAGGTATCTCTTACGAAGCGTGTTCAATCGCAGGACACAATAAGTTAGATAATCTGATTGTTATTTACGATTCTAACTGTATTACGATCGAAGGATGTACAGACCTGAGTATTTCTGAAAATATCCGTGGAAGATTTGAATCTCAAGGTTGGGAAGTTTTAGAGTGTGACGGTCATAACTACGATGCCATCGATATCGCTCTTACTGCTGCAAAAGCATCTCCTAAACCAGCTATTATCATTGCACATACAACTATCGCAAAAGGTGCAGGTGAGTTAGAGGGAAGTCACCATTCACATGGTGCACCGTTAGGTGATGAAATTATTGCTGAAGCAAAAAAAGCAGCAGGTTTTGATCCTGAGAAAAAATTCTTTGTTTCAGAAGATGTTATGGCAAGATTCAGATGTGCAATCGAAAAAGGTGACTTAGCTGAGCGTGAATGGATTCACCGTCAAAAAACTATGCCACTTTTAGAGCAAAATGAAGTTTTAGCTTCTTTAGAGAATCCTGATCTTTCTCGTATTGACTATCCGACTTTTGATAAAGCTGATGCTACAAGAAGTACAAACGGTAAAATTATGAATGCAATTGCTAAAGCAATTCCAAGTTTCTTAGGCGGTAGTGCAGACTTAAGCCCGTCAAACAAAACAGACCTAAAAGATATGGGAGTATTTCCAAAAGGAAGAAACATCTATTTCGGTATCCGTGAACATGCAATGGCTTCAATTACAAATGCTATTGCATTATATGGTCCTTTAATGCCGTTTAGTGCTACATTCTTTGTATTTTCAGATTACCTAAAACCAGCTGCACGTATTGCAGCACTTAGTGGAATTCAACAGTTCTTTATCTGGACACACGATAGTATCGGTGTTGGTGAAGACGGCCCGACTCACCAGCCGATCGAACACCTATCACAATTCCGTTCATTACCGAACTTTTATGTATGGCGTCCTGCAGACGGTGCAGAAAATGTTGAAGCTTGGAAAAAAGCTCTAGAGATGACAAAATCTCCTTCGGCATTTGTATGTTCACGTCAGAACCTTTCAATTTTACCAGTTGCGGTAAAAGGGGAAGCTTCAAAAGGTGGTTACTTACTTGCAAGTGATGCAGATGCTACAATCACCTTAATGGCATCTGGTAGTGAAGTACAGTTAGCACTTGATGTAAAAGCAAAACTAAACGAGCAAGGTGAGAAAGTAAACGTTGTTTCTGTACCTTGTTACGATCTTTTCATTGAACAAGATAAATCTTATATTGATGAGATCATCGCTCCAAATACGAAAAAAGTTGCAATTGAAGCTGCCCGCGGATTAGAGTGGTACCGTTTAGCTGATGAAGTTATCGGAATGGACAGTTTCGGTGCTTCAGCTCCTGCAGAACAATTATTTGAGAAATTTGGTTTCTCAGTTGATGCAGTAATCGCAAAAATCAAATAA
- a CDS encoding RNA methyltransferase, whose protein sequence is MNQDSQEYKNKKAFFDKLITLYGRNVVVEVLQDDSIEVHKLHLAKSNKPDGAINKIMQLAKKRNIEITYHEKNALSRISKNAKQDQGVAIDIFSKTYQSAEAIKDLQSYKLIALDGVQNPQNLGMIIRSCAAGNVDGIILPKKNSAKISPLVIKASAGTLFKIPIYFCNTLEDVLPQLNEAKIYALSLEAKNSIYDLTLEKKSVFILGNESEGVSKEVISLCNDSLIIPMNRGVESLNVAVTASLIAFMRS, encoded by the coding sequence ATGAACCAAGATTCACAAGAGTATAAAAATAAAAAAGCATTTTTTGACAAACTGATTACGCTTTACGGGCGCAATGTCGTTGTAGAAGTTTTACAAGATGATTCTATTGAAGTACACAAACTTCATTTAGCAAAATCAAATAAGCCTGACGGTGCAATTAATAAAATTATGCAATTGGCAAAAAAACGAAATATAGAAATTACTTACCATGAAAAAAATGCCCTCAGCCGCATCAGTAAAAATGCAAAACAGGACCAGGGTGTTGCAATCGATATCTTTTCAAAAACATATCAAAGTGCAGAAGCGATTAAAGATTTGCAATCGTACAAATTAATTGCACTTGACGGTGTACAGAATCCTCAAAATCTAGGAATGATTATCCGCAGTTGTGCAGCGGGAAATGTTGACGGAATAATTTTGCCGAAGAAAAACTCTGCCAAAATCTCCCCTCTTGTTATAAAAGCGAGTGCCGGAACACTGTTTAAAATTCCGATCTACTTTTGTAATACATTAGAGGATGTTTTACCACAGCTAAATGAAGCAAAAATATATGCACTCTCACTTGAGGCTAAAAACTCTATTTACGATCTAACTCTAGAGAAAAAATCTGTTTTTATTCTTGGAAATGAGAGTGAAGGGGTAAGTAAAGAGGTGATTAGCCTGTGTAACGACTCTTTAATCATCCCTATGAATCGAGGCGTTGAATCGCTCAACGTTGCAGTAACTGCTTCTTTGATCGCCTTTATGAGATCATAA
- a CDS encoding thioredoxin family protein yields MQTIEEIEQTIKENLAVMVYFSAPTCNVCHALKPKLLEAIDANFKEFEVVSVDVSEAQEVAAHFSVFAIPTVLVFLDGREFLRKSRHMSVDEVIREIKRPYEIMIS; encoded by the coding sequence ATGCAAACAATAGAAGAGATAGAACAAACAATAAAAGAAAATTTAGCGGTGATGGTGTATTTTTCCGCACCGACATGTAATGTGTGTCATGCACTCAAACCAAAACTACTTGAAGCGATAGATGCAAATTTTAAAGAGTTTGAAGTTGTGAGTGTTGATGTCTCAGAAGCTCAAGAAGTAGCTGCACACTTTAGTGTATTCGCCATTCCTACGGTACTTGTGTTTTTAGACGGCAGAGAGTTTTTGAGAAAGTCTCGTCACATGTCTGTTGATGAGGTAATCCGTGAGATTAAACGTCCTTATGAGATTATGATCTCATAA
- a CDS encoding polyprenyl synthetase family protein, producing the protein MQKFEAFLLDHLPTSTSIHPTYEAALQEMLKAGGKRFRPALLLGVVKALNPLMLESARYAAYAIELLHTYSLIHDDLPAMDDSPLRRGKPTLHVVYDEVTAILVGDALNTYSFEVLSNAPFSDAIKVKLIRELASNGGLNGMVLGQAIDCYFENKPLKVEDIKVLHTNKTAKLIAASMKMGALICGNEELADTLYEFGIKLGILFQIQDDILDVTQSSEEAGKLTNNDEDKNSFVTILGLDETMKEANILADELLEEIESFDESLRSELSPILTKYINRHKDK; encoded by the coding sequence ATGCAAAAATTTGAAGCTTTTTTATTAGACCATCTACCGACGTCAACATCGATACACCCGACGTATGAAGCAGCTTTGCAAGAGATGTTAAAAGCTGGTGGAAAACGTTTTCGTCCGGCACTTTTACTCGGTGTGGTAAAAGCTTTAAATCCTTTGATGTTAGAGAGTGCAAGATATGCTGCATATGCGATTGAATTGCTTCATACATACTCATTAATTCATGATGATTTACCTGCAATGGATGACTCACCTCTTCGTCGCGGGAAACCTACACTGCATGTTGTGTATGATGAAGTGACTGCTATTTTGGTAGGAGATGCACTTAATACTTACTCTTTTGAAGTGTTAAGCAATGCACCTTTTAGCGATGCTATAAAAGTGAAACTAATTCGTGAGCTTGCATCTAACGGTGGGCTTAACGGTATGGTGCTTGGACAGGCGATAGACTGTTACTTTGAAAACAAGCCGCTCAAAGTGGAAGATATTAAAGTACTTCATACAAATAAAACTGCAAAGCTTATTGCAGCTTCGATGAAGATGGGTGCACTTATCTGCGGTAATGAAGAATTAGCTGATACACTTTACGAATTTGGTATAAAACTTGGTATTTTATTTCAGATCCAAGACGATATTTTAGATGTAACTCAAAGTAGTGAAGAGGCTGGAAAATTAACGAACAACGATGAGGATAAAAATAGTTTTGTAACTATTTTAGGTTTAGATGAGACAATGAAAGAAGCTAATATTTTAGCTGATGAATTATTAGAAGAGATAGAAAGTTTTGATGAGAGTTTACGTAGTGAATTGTCACCAATACTTACAAAATACATAAACAGACACAAGGACAAATAA
- a CDS encoding PDZ domain-containing protein → MYLRLLFLLSFLFLNLHACKNGYFSCVAKVKDSTSIQKNSISIPIKNNKRLVYSQQIPNAKIYKHDPFLNLYIIEDKKHFKYPFDINMRLQLGTAAVTDKTFKEGKVLKEQVGLNTLGIYSAKMKTPALITSSCCALEGILTPGGFIDKYYLNNFITKKSADYGDIGIRVKDQKGCIKIVASNPYLKNNPLKRGDCVIGFDGKKVSSAAQLMRNILFSTVGSKHTIKVKRDKKVLDFNVEAYKRTGGGEVSDTFLEFRGIFFNKKLHIVGLNQYFKDYGMQLGDRLIQVNGVQVKNQDELREYVENFKDFSRLLFERKNFQFFVNIK, encoded by the coding sequence GTGTATTTACGCCTGTTATTCCTACTCAGCTTTCTCTTTTTAAATCTTCACGCTTGTAAAAATGGCTACTTTTCATGTGTAGCAAAAGTAAAAGATTCCACTTCAATTCAAAAAAACTCTATTTCAATTCCAATTAAAAACAATAAACGACTTGTTTATTCACAACAAATACCAAATGCAAAAATTTACAAACACGATCCATTTTTAAACCTTTATATCATTGAAGACAAAAAACATTTTAAATACCCTTTTGATATTAATATGCGCTTGCAATTAGGCACTGCAGCCGTTACCGATAAAACTTTTAAAGAGGGTAAAGTTCTTAAAGAACAGGTAGGACTTAATACACTCGGGATTTATAGTGCAAAGATGAAAACTCCTGCACTGATTACGAGTTCTTGTTGTGCGTTAGAGGGAATCCTTACTCCTGGTGGTTTTATAGACAAATACTATCTCAATAATTTTATAACAAAAAAAAGTGCCGATTACGGTGATATAGGTATTCGTGTTAAAGATCAAAAAGGATGCATAAAAATTGTAGCGAGCAATCCTTATTTGAAAAACAATCCTTTAAAACGAGGGGATTGTGTAATAGGATTTGACGGAAAGAAAGTATCTTCTGCCGCACAGCTTATGAGAAACATACTTTTTAGTACAGTGGGCTCAAAACATACGATCAAAGTTAAAAGAGATAAAAAAGTTTTAGACTTTAATGTAGAAGCATACAAAAGAACAGGTGGCGGAGAAGTAAGCGATACATTTTTAGAGTTCCGAGGTATCTTTTTTAACAAAAAACTTCACATAGTAGGGCTGAATCAGTATTTTAAAGACTATGGAATGCAACTTGGTGACAGACTCATTCAGGTAAACGGCGTGCAAGTGAAAAATCAAGATGAACTTAGAGAATATGTAGAGAATTTCAAAGATTTTTCAAGACTGCTTTTCGAGAGAAAAAATTTCCAATTTTTTGTAAATATTAAGTAG
- a CDS encoding EAL domain-containing protein, translating into MKFKKTAQIIDLLIHNKEKIIDAWLNSKDTSIILNAYGIEIDEFRSLFATLLFDCYLDQILEKTDLENCTIIPAYIKLMLKHHATPDKIFLLPLELENSILKSFFANNVSDYEIYIEINQLTKYTLKATLTEFQKIFNEQEQENIYHNAILETTNDGYWMADTEGNFLEVNASYSKMSGYSIDELLSMHIQAVEAIESEEETKKHIEHIIKYGNETFETTHIKKNGERYPVEVSVSFTEIDGGRFFVLLRDISERKQAENELLLSSKVFSNMTDGVLITDSKQHILKFNDSFSKITGYTEKELLGKTPNLLSSGWHDKEFYKRMWADINTYGSWQGEIVDRKKNGETYISESSIIAVKQNDEIMNYIAISSDVTHRKEQEKIINNLAYYDALTKLPNKTLFQERLEHYISIAKRHHTQIALFFIDLDNFKNINDTLGHLMGDQFLKDAALRIKSILREEDTLGRFGGDEFAIIIQDWHSVSSLGVLAQKIVDIFKQPFLLNNTEFFSGVSIGISIYPDDAKTYDEMIRLADTAMYHVKRHGKNGYEFFSASMNKSIAEKMKIENALHTALENNEFHLTYQPKVNIETNTVYGMEALIRWIHPELGFIGPELFIPKAEDNGQIYNIGLWVIRQALEDTKKLHDSGYDDLEVSINISSRQLEQSYFLKDLISIVNDIGLAKEFIDLEITETQVMNNIDSSLEMLRKISALGIKLSIDDFGTGYSSLSYLKQLPANTIKIDKSFVLDIDKDEDDKAIVASIIALSKSLNRKVVAEGSETKEHIEILRELGVSQVQGYYYSKPIKLDEFEQFLKEFH; encoded by the coding sequence GTGAAATTCAAAAAAACAGCTCAGATAATTGACCTTTTGATACACAATAAAGAAAAGATAATTGATGCTTGGTTAAACTCTAAAGATACCAGCATTATTTTAAATGCTTACGGCATTGAAATTGATGAGTTTAGAAGTCTTTTTGCGACCCTATTATTTGATTGTTATCTCGATCAAATATTAGAAAAAACCGATCTTGAAAATTGTACTATTATCCCTGCTTACATAAAATTGATGCTAAAGCATCACGCTACACCTGATAAAATTTTTTTACTGCCTCTTGAACTTGAAAACTCTATACTCAAATCTTTTTTTGCAAACAATGTTTCAGACTATGAAATTTATATAGAGATAAACCAGCTTACAAAATATACTCTTAAAGCAACTCTTACAGAATTTCAAAAGATTTTTAATGAACAAGAACAAGAAAATATTTATCACAATGCCATCCTTGAAACAACAAATGACGGTTATTGGATGGCAGATACAGAGGGGAACTTTTTAGAAGTCAACGCCTCTTACAGTAAAATGTCAGGGTACTCTATAGACGAATTGTTATCTATGCATATACAAGCTGTTGAAGCTATAGAGTCTGAAGAAGAAACCAAGAAACATATTGAACATATCATTAAATATGGCAATGAAACATTTGAGACGACACATATTAAAAAAAATGGGGAGAGATACCCCGTAGAAGTATCGGTTAGTTTTACAGAAATAGACGGGGGACGTTTTTTTGTTTTGTTACGTGACATAAGTGAACGCAAACAAGCTGAAAACGAACTGCTTCTCTCTTCCAAAGTGTTTTCAAATATGACTGACGGTGTACTTATTACAGATTCAAAGCAACATATCTTAAAATTCAATGACAGTTTTTCTAAAATCACCGGTTATACAGAGAAGGAACTTCTTGGAAAAACACCGAATCTTTTAAGTTCCGGTTGGCACGATAAAGAGTTTTACAAACGGATGTGGGCAGACATAAACACTTACGGAAGTTGGCAAGGTGAGATTGTTGATCGTAAAAAAAACGGGGAAACATATATATCAGAGAGCTCTATAATTGCTGTAAAACAAAATGATGAGATCATGAACTACATTGCCATATCCAGTGATGTTACACATAGAAAAGAGCAAGAGAAAATAATTAACAATTTGGCCTATTATGATGCATTAACAAAACTGCCAAATAAAACATTGTTTCAAGAAAGGCTTGAACACTATATCAGTATTGCAAAAAGACATCATACACAGATCGCACTCTTTTTTATCGATCTGGATAATTTCAAAAACATTAACGACACCTTAGGTCACTTAATGGGTGATCAATTCTTAAAAGATGCTGCTTTAAGAATAAAAAGTATCCTTAGAGAGGAAGATACACTGGGAAGGTTTGGCGGTGATGAGTTTGCCATTATAATTCAAGACTGGCACTCAGTAAGTAGTTTGGGAGTCTTGGCACAAAAAATTGTAGATATATTTAAACAGCCATTTTTACTAAATAATACAGAGTTTTTTTCCGGTGTAAGTATAGGGATTAGCATATATCCCGATGATGCAAAAACTTATGATGAGATGATACGTTTAGCCGATACAGCTATGTATCACGTTAAACGTCACGGGAAAAACGGTTATGAGTTTTTTTCTGCATCTATGAATAAATCTATTGCCGAAAAAATGAAAATAGAGAATGCCTTGCACACTGCATTGGAAAACAATGAGTTTCATCTTACGTATCAGCCTAAAGTCAATATAGAAACAAATACTGTTTACGGGATGGAAGCACTCATAAGATGGATTCATCCGGAACTTGGCTTTATCGGACCGGAGCTGTTTATACCTAAGGCTGAAGATAACGGTCAAATCTACAACATAGGACTATGGGTTATTAGACAAGCTCTTGAAGATACAAAAAAATTACATGACTCAGGTTATGATGATCTTGAAGTATCTATTAACATCTCCAGTAGACAATTAGAACAAAGTTATTTTTTAAAAGACTTGATATCGATAGTTAATGATATTGGACTAGCAAAAGAGTTTATAGACTTAGAAATAACAGAGACACAAGTTATGAACAATATTGACTCTTCCCTAGAGATGCTGCGTAAAATCAGTGCCCTGGGTATTAAACTTTCTATTGATGATTTTGGAACAGGGTATTCATCATTGAGTTACCTAAAACAACTTCCTGCAAATACGATTAAAATCGATAAAAGTTTCGTTCTTGATATAGATAAAGATGAAGATGACAAAGCTATTGTAGCATCAATCATTGCGTTATCTAAATCTCTAAACAGAAAAGTGGTTGCCGAAGGCTCAGAAACAAAAGAGCATATTGAAATACTTAGAGAACTTGGCGTTAGTCAAGTACAAGGTTATTATTATTCAAAACCAATTAAACTGGATGAGTTTGAACAATTTTTAAAAGAGTTCCATTAA